One part of the Candidatus Neomarinimicrobiota bacterium genome encodes these proteins:
- a CDS encoding TonB-dependent receptor, whose translation MRKSMRLGFIIVLTPLLILAQGGRGKIRGVVTDQETGEALVGANVSIEGTSLGASTDLNGVYVVLAIPTGTYAVRVGYIGYREVVLSNIRVSENLTTSQDFQLSPSAIEVDALQIVAERPLIQRNTTNTVRITTQEDIKNMPVRGLQNLIALEAGTVLQDGELHIRGGRTGEVAYFIDGVSAMNPMYNSENVTVIQEALEEVQMQAGGYTAEFGGGNSGIVRSTLRSGGRQIRGSVDFRTDGFADPGEQFLGTSSYGYSNGVFTLSGPVATPKLRFFVAGQFNNMDNRSPSYVVPFDTRDFIDPVTGQALGTLDSLGWLRDDGYEGREAGEALPGNSHIAYLLNDLPDSWRKSNMFQGTLTYDLTNNIKLRFTGTVDGSENPASGSTFYTNLQNSYFNSDRTSMVSRDHTMMGFRATHILNEKTFYELGLFYTSRDYKNYDKDFGDDWKSYADSVANFEKFGATGWRSRYLGPGWISTINNFEMEPPGYPNNGYSKNNQTDLGASFDFTSQLRPRWEVKVGGRYEAWEMRRFSSGNIRQWLQTEYGVTGDDPYQWESIYGSDWEYQRQVELSKASGATYYGYDIDGEETDEFPYGPNTPQFASGYLQNKIEYPDLVMNFGLRFEYIDNQSLKPADPEKPVMDTQRDWLDPSGVERTEPYTYILPRFNFSFPVTDRTVFYAQYGKYMQMPSLNQVYTGYTQLSNTVSPMTRSPYGWWGGGAGWTAKPEEITQYELGLRILVSENFALTTTGFYKNYNNQLRIDEIRASGLHPEEIAAGATLFAGNVNEDFSTNKGVEFTLELRRTKRVAAKLNYTLSDTRGTGASSRSGDVVVSDVVTRYPVLMFPLDYHQPHRGSAMLDYRFAQGEGGMLQGAGVNLLMTFNSGHAYTKIVEPQELGQADPWDIGVRATRDPRGRRPAEPLNHSMTPWNFNIDLNVDKVFYLGGISVDVYMHVLNLLDRKNVINVHPTTGTPEDDGWLRSAHAVSFKKIPQYEDFYRAINLDNRWAWQMASGKDFYGMPRQIRFGARVEF comes from the coding sequence ATGAGGAAAAGTATGAGACTTGGCTTTATTATTGTATTAACCCCACTATTGATCTTAGCACAAGGGGGAAGAGGCAAGATACGAGGTGTCGTTACTGACCAGGAAACTGGCGAGGCACTCGTAGGTGCGAACGTGTCCATTGAGGGCACGTCTCTTGGTGCATCGACCGATTTGAACGGTGTGTATGTCGTACTGGCAATTCCTACTGGTACGTACGCGGTGCGAGTTGGCTACATTGGTTATCGGGAGGTTGTACTTTCAAACATACGCGTCAGTGAGAACCTGACTACGTCGCAGGATTTCCAGCTCTCGCCCTCAGCAATTGAGGTGGATGCACTCCAAATTGTTGCTGAACGTCCTCTTATCCAGCGAAATACCACTAACACAGTCCGAATAACGACTCAAGAAGATATTAAGAACATGCCCGTTCGCGGACTGCAAAATCTTATTGCCTTGGAGGCAGGTACTGTACTGCAAGATGGCGAATTGCACATCCGTGGTGGACGAACCGGTGAGGTAGCCTATTTCATTGATGGTGTTTCAGCAATGAACCCTATGTACAACAGTGAAAATGTTACAGTTATCCAAGAAGCGTTAGAAGAAGTTCAGATGCAGGCTGGTGGTTATACTGCAGAATTTGGAGGTGGGAACTCAGGAATTGTACGTTCAACACTACGTAGCGGTGGCCGACAAATAAGAGGGTCAGTTGACTTTCGTACGGATGGGTTTGCGGACCCAGGTGAACAATTTCTCGGAACGTCCTCCTATGGTTACTCAAATGGCGTGTTCACCTTGAGTGGTCCTGTAGCAACGCCTAAGCTCAGGTTCTTTGTGGCTGGACAGTTTAATAATATGGACAACCGAAGCCCGAGTTACGTAGTGCCTTTCGATACTAGAGATTTCATTGATCCAGTTACCGGCCAGGCACTTGGAACTCTTGATTCCTTAGGCTGGTTGCGTGATGACGGATATGAAGGGAGAGAGGCTGGTGAAGCGCTTCCTGGTAATTCTCACATTGCCTATCTACTTAACGATCTTCCTGATTCTTGGAGAAAATCCAATATGTTTCAAGGAACCTTGACGTATGACCTGACGAACAATATCAAATTACGTTTTACAGGAACCGTTGATGGCTCAGAAAATCCGGCATCGGGATCCACTTTTTATACGAACTTACAGAATTCGTACTTCAATAGTGATAGAACATCCATGGTATCAAGAGACCATACTATGATGGGCTTCCGGGCCACCCATATTTTGAATGAGAAAACGTTTTATGAACTGGGCCTCTTCTACACTAGTCGGGATTACAAGAACTACGACAAGGATTTTGGCGATGACTGGAAGTCTTATGCCGATAGTGTTGCAAACTTTGAAAAATTCGGGGCTACAGGATGGCGCAGTAGATATCTTGGTCCCGGATGGATCAGTACTATCAATAATTTTGAAATGGAACCACCCGGTTATCCGAACAATGGTTATTCAAAGAACAATCAAACTGACTTGGGTGCCTCTTTCGATTTTACTAGCCAGTTGAGGCCGAGGTGGGAGGTAAAAGTCGGTGGCCGATATGAGGCTTGGGAAATGCGTAGATTCTCTAGCGGGAATATCAGGCAGTGGTTACAAACTGAGTATGGTGTTACCGGTGACGACCCATATCAATGGGAGTCTATATACGGGAGTGATTGGGAATATCAGCGGCAGGTGGAACTCTCAAAGGCAAGTGGTGCTACGTATTATGGATATGATATTGACGGTGAAGAGACAGATGAGTTTCCTTATGGTCCAAACACACCCCAGTTTGCCTCAGGTTACTTGCAGAACAAAATTGAGTACCCAGACCTTGTTATGAACTTTGGACTACGGTTTGAATATATTGATAATCAATCTTTGAAGCCCGCAGATCCAGAGAAACCTGTGATGGACACTCAAAGGGACTGGCTTGATCCATCTGGTGTAGAAAGAACAGAGCCCTATACTTATATTCTGCCCCGTTTCAACTTTTCATTCCCGGTGACGGACCGGACTGTGTTTTATGCTCAGTACGGTAAATATATGCAGATGCCATCTTTGAACCAGGTTTATACGGGTTACACTCAGTTAAGTAATACAGTGAGCCCGATGACCCGATCACCCTATGGTTGGTGGGGTGGTGGCGCCGGATGGACAGCCAAGCCAGAGGAGATCACCCAATATGAGTTGGGCCTCCGCATTTTAGTCAGTGAGAATTTTGCTCTCACAACGACTGGATTCTACAAAAACTATAACAATCAACTTCGAATTGATGAAATCCGTGCCTCAGGCCTGCATCCAGAAGAAATTGCAGCAGGTGCCACACTTTTTGCTGGGAATGTAAATGAGGACTTTAGCACCAATAAAGGTGTGGAGTTTACTCTGGAGCTTAGACGCACCAAGCGTGTGGCAGCGAAGCTTAATTACACCCTGTCAGATACGCGAGGAACAGGTGCTAGTTCTAGATCAGGGGATGTTGTAGTGAGTGACGTGGTTACACGGTACCCGGTTCTCATGTTCCCGCTCGATTATCACCAGCCTCATCGCGGGAGCGCCATGTTAGACTACCGCTTTGCCCAGGGTGAGGGTGGAATGTTACAAGGTGCTGGTGTGAATTTGCTAATGACTTTCAACAGCGGCCATGCATATACGAAGATTGTAGAACCGCAAGAATTGGGTCAGGCAGATCCCTGGGATATTGGTGTGCGAGCTACACGTGACCCGCGTGGCCGGCGACCGGCTGAGCCACTTAATCATTCTATGACACCCTGGAATTTCAATATTGACCTTAATGTGGATAAGGTATTTTATCTTGGTGGAATCTCAGTAGATGTATATATGCATGTTTTGAATCTTCTTGACCGCAAGAACGTTATCAATGTCCATCCTACCACTGGAACGCCGGAAGATGACGGTTGGTTAAGAAGTGCACATGCCGTGTCGTTTAAAAAGATTCCTCAATACGAGGATTTTTACCGTGCCATCAATCTGGATAACCGCTGGGCCTGGCAGATGGCTTCGGGGAAAGATTTTTACGGAATGCCCCGTCAGATTCGCTTCGGCGCAAGGGTGGAATTCTAA
- a CDS encoding PorV/PorQ family protein has product MKNRFRFLPAVFLLVALVMVSSLDAQVTEVGRTMDEDQDISNRRIGSSAATELLIPVGARDMALGGASIAVTQGVEAIHWNPAGLARLGSSAEAIFSSLSYLADINLNYGAIGASFGRLGVVAVSIRSLDFGDISMTSHDDPEGDGGRTFSPAFITAGLSYAIAFSDRANAGATIKVVSEKMGRVQGSAVAVDLGVQYHSIGGISGLDMGVAMKNFGPEVAFKGTGLLRRATSSEGRRAEQYYSLEPASFQLPSVVEIGVTYDMSLGEGMGLTTSGAFVNNNLALNSFRVGSEISMNVQKASLFGRGGMEFATKGALDEHIFGPTVGFGLYYELVGINFMLDYAWRSVEYFDNNSVISLRLGF; this is encoded by the coding sequence ATGAAAAATAGATTTAGATTCCTTCCAGCGGTCTTCCTCTTGGTAGCGTTGGTTATGGTCAGTAGCCTTGATGCGCAGGTGACCGAGGTTGGTAGAACCATGGACGAGGATCAGGATATTAGTAACAGAAGGATCGGTAGTTCAGCTGCAACAGAGCTTTTGATCCCTGTTGGGGCGCGGGACATGGCCTTGGGAGGTGCGAGCATCGCAGTCACTCAAGGTGTTGAAGCCATTCACTGGAATCCCGCCGGTCTTGCTCGTCTTGGCAGTTCTGCCGAGGCAATCTTTTCCTCTTTGTCCTACCTTGCTGACATCAATCTAAACTACGGTGCTATAGGGGCCTCCTTTGGCCGCTTGGGCGTAGTGGCTGTCAGCATCAGATCTTTGGATTTCGGTGATATCTCCATGACTTCACATGACGATCCTGAAGGTGATGGAGGTAGAACATTCTCACCTGCCTTTATTACTGCGGGACTGAGCTATGCTATAGCGTTCAGCGACCGGGCGAATGCTGGTGCCACCATTAAAGTAGTCTCAGAGAAAATGGGTAGGGTACAAGGCTCGGCAGTTGCCGTGGATCTTGGCGTGCAATATCATTCCATCGGTGGGATTTCTGGTCTTGACATGGGTGTTGCCATGAAAAACTTCGGTCCCGAGGTTGCCTTTAAAGGTACTGGTCTATTGCGCAGAGCCACTTCCTCCGAAGGACGACGCGCGGAACAGTACTACAGTCTTGAACCGGCATCCTTTCAGTTACCATCCGTGGTCGAAATTGGCGTAACATACGACATGTCACTAGGTGAGGGTATGGGCTTGACCACTAGCGGTGCTTTTGTAAACAATAACTTGGCTCTCAATTCCTTCCGCGTAGGCAGTGAAATTAGCATGAACGTTCAGAAGGCATCTTTGTTTGGTCGTGGTGGCATGGAGTTTGCCACAAAAGGTGCGCTGGATGAGCATATTTTTGGTCCTACTGTTGGGTTTGGTTTATACTACGAGTTGGTTGGGATCAATTTTATGCTGGATTATGCCTGGAGATCGGTCGAGTACTTTGATAATAACTCGGTTATTTCCTTAAGACTCGGATTCTAA
- a CDS encoding PIG-L family deacetylase, producing the protein MFKCLMSARKSIYFSLLIILLFFLSCQKDVASKSYFPETGRNAIYQSSIDLRRNLKVLSISMQPGQEDLSGLAYFRLGLGAKIMGAYITNGEGGESDIRGEYPPYLAKTRREEAADVLAYLGGQVHFLNMPHIASARDSTRVRELWPADQLQAGLVELFSQFRPDVVLLARDWAGDRKNHQWEILYADLITTAKKSPFVEHLFVDSGKENGVLIPADERHKFWKKTYRKVGKEAAAKYRSLAIQRNTWLRGYEPSYHLAYTTSPQQIKKLDEGLSTSPSKRLSRTGHAIRKLTEATAQGDRGDVLKSLVAVLDSVSFYLTRTYDLKVREQETLLRWKKGLERLRCALLGVEVEYSISDRMLTDRQLTFLTINSLKGVADDGETHIYFPSADKGWIINEDVASRIPLELEKKYPLVTPEGIDYTYPPGRYEFNSSTVGEPFKFFILHQGLTKEESFIYSSTVEFTFSPKVAIEILSPIVRMTPGEIVVFRLTNISRDGVADVIKADGPLAYSNESRFRLSNKNDSHLDTLRIFWTGRPDVGTYLIPLKIGYTQVGNFAARKFDAKVDTSKRIGFITGLQNSPLANALRRLNINFSSIRLDKSFSRQTALLDVLLVDRRALSLKPKIKDLKKDMVNFVKKGGHLIVFAQDAVTWNDAPLWSGMNLTPTVQYDEKIELKLSSTHTLLKQPNLIASQDWNGWLYSRGYNIVSGSALKSAELPVRVADSGEALIVVSADGKGKQTYVDLALGHQWMNIHPGAYRLLANLISN; encoded by the coding sequence ATGTTTAAATGTTTAATGAGTGCTCGAAAATCTATATATTTTTCTCTTCTCATTATCTTACTATTTTTTCTTTCTTGTCAGAAAGATGTGGCTAGTAAGTCCTACTTTCCGGAAACAGGTCGAAATGCGATTTACCAGAGCTCCATTGACCTGCGCAGAAATCTCAAAGTTCTATCCATTTCGATGCAACCTGGCCAGGAAGATCTTTCTGGTTTAGCATATTTCCGTCTTGGACTAGGAGCAAAAATTATGGGTGCCTATATCACAAATGGGGAGGGGGGAGAAAGCGATATCCGGGGTGAATACCCCCCCTATCTTGCTAAGACTCGAAGAGAAGAAGCAGCAGATGTGTTGGCATATCTGGGAGGTCAAGTACATTTTCTTAATATGCCTCATATTGCGTCAGCCAGGGATTCAACAAGAGTTAGGGAATTATGGCCTGCCGATCAACTCCAGGCGGGTCTTGTGGAGCTTTTTTCTCAATTTAGGCCCGACGTAGTGCTCTTAGCTCGCGATTGGGCAGGTGACAGAAAAAACCATCAGTGGGAGATACTGTATGCCGATTTGATCACGACAGCAAAGAAAAGTCCATTTGTAGAGCACCTTTTTGTAGATAGTGGTAAAGAAAATGGGGTCTTAATTCCAGCTGATGAGCGTCACAAGTTTTGGAAAAAAACATATCGTAAAGTTGGGAAAGAAGCTGCAGCCAAATACAGATCTTTGGCCATTCAGCGAAATACCTGGCTGAGAGGCTACGAACCATCATACCACCTTGCATATACAACTTCACCCCAACAAATTAAGAAACTTGATGAGGGGTTATCAACGTCCCCTTCAAAACGTCTTAGCCGGACAGGTCACGCAATACGAAAACTGACGGAAGCAACAGCCCAAGGAGACCGTGGTGACGTATTAAAATCACTGGTAGCCGTCTTGGACTCAGTCAGTTTTTATCTTACGCGTACTTATGATTTGAAGGTCCGTGAACAAGAAACTTTGTTGCGTTGGAAAAAGGGGCTTGAAAGACTTCGATGTGCCCTGCTGGGAGTGGAGGTGGAGTATTCCATCAGCGATAGAATGCTTACAGACCGGCAGTTGACCTTTCTCACAATAAACAGTTTGAAAGGCGTGGCTGATGATGGGGAGACACATATATATTTCCCTAGTGCTGATAAAGGGTGGATTATTAATGAAGATGTGGCATCAAGGATTCCTTTGGAATTGGAAAAAAAATATCCGTTAGTTACCCCTGAAGGCATTGACTATACCTACCCGCCTGGACGCTATGAGTTCAACTCTTCGACCGTGGGGGAACCTTTTAAATTTTTCATACTTCATCAAGGACTGACAAAAGAAGAAAGTTTTATATACAGCAGTACTGTAGAGTTTACTTTTTCCCCGAAGGTGGCGATCGAGATTTTATCACCCATCGTTAGGATGACACCTGGTGAGATCGTTGTTTTTCGTTTAACGAACATTTCTAGAGATGGGGTGGCAGATGTGATCAAAGCCGACGGTCCACTTGCTTATTCAAATGAGAGCAGATTTAGATTAAGCAATAAAAATGACTCACATCTTGACACACTTCGCATTTTCTGGACCGGCAGGCCTGACGTTGGAACATATCTAATCCCACTAAAGATTGGTTATACTCAGGTGGGGAATTTTGCTGCAAGAAAATTCGATGCAAAGGTTGATACGTCCAAGAGAATTGGATTCATCACAGGATTACAGAACAGCCCGTTAGCTAATGCGCTTCGGCGATTGAACATCAATTTTTCCTCTATTCGCTTGGACAAATCATTTTCAAGGCAAACTGCTTTACTCGATGTTCTCTTAGTTGACAGGCGAGCACTATCTTTGAAGCCCAAAATAAAGGATTTGAAGAAAGATATGGTTAATTTTGTGAAAAAGGGAGGTCATTTAATTGTTTTTGCGCAAGATGCTGTTACTTGGAATGATGCACCACTTTGGTCTGGGATGAACTTGACTCCAACAGTACAATACGACGAGAAGATTGAACTTAAATTGAGCTCAACGCACACACTTCTAAAACAACCCAATCTGATTGCTTCACAAGATTGGAATGGATGGCTTTACTCAAGGGGTTACAATATTGTTTCTGGCAGCGCCCTGAAGAGCGCTGAGCTTCCGGTGCGGGTAGCTGATTCGGGAGAAGCACTTATTGTTGTGTCAGCAGATGGTAAGGGTAAACAGACTTATGTTGATTTAGCTCTTGGCCATCAGTGGATGAACATTCATCCTGGGGCGTATCGACTGCTGGCAAACCTCATTTCAAATTAG
- a CDS encoding GWxTD domain-containing protein, with protein MTVKKLIFSFVFAGFSIGEILAQDITPPKSFRLNLDYAKFRYDNENAYLEIYYAFYPYLLTYRWLGEKYSTGVQLRMRLKNNETNTYLFDERSSLQVDAADSTEATSRFSFVTQAGYAVPFGDYTLEVVANDSLAPSRRDSVSFNISANPYPAGAWCSDLELCSTIKSSQKRDDPFFKNSLEVVPNPTLVFGVTARPVVFHYVELYNLDPVKTYTVKQLIIDPDGEVIREASKRRNFGARDAIEVGTTNVTSIFSGRYQFHVLVLDDSSQEIAKAEKTFYVYNPHLQVPSLTDPVFQEMELAGLSEERLTEEFQQARYLATEGEIEAFAEIISEDEKRKFLAEFWVNVENGESRHGPIRRADYLERVEKTNERYQSMGKKGWRSDRGRIYILYGPPDEIDRYPSAGESKPYEIWRYHSIESGVEFIYINRFGFGDYELVHSTKRDELRNEQWRGYLR; from the coding sequence TTGACTGTTAAGAAACTTATTTTTTCGTTTGTTTTTGCTGGGTTCTCCATTGGTGAAATTCTGGCTCAGGACATCACCCCGCCCAAATCCTTCAGATTGAACCTGGACTACGCAAAATTCCGGTACGATAATGAGAATGCTTACCTGGAAATCTACTATGCGTTTTATCCATACCTCCTTACTTACCGCTGGTTGGGAGAAAAATATAGTACCGGTGTGCAACTTCGGATGCGCTTGAAAAACAATGAGACGAACACCTATCTATTTGATGAACGATCATCGTTACAAGTCGATGCAGCGGATAGTACAGAGGCAACATCTCGCTTTTCGTTTGTTACCCAGGCTGGGTATGCTGTCCCATTTGGCGATTATACCCTGGAAGTAGTTGCTAATGACTCACTTGCTCCATCGCGCCGGGACAGTGTTAGTTTCAATATCAGTGCGAATCCTTATCCGGCTGGGGCGTGGTGTAGCGATTTGGAACTTTGCAGCACCATTAAATCATCTCAAAAGAGAGACGATCCTTTCTTTAAAAACTCATTAGAAGTTGTCCCAAATCCTACGCTGGTTTTTGGAGTTACAGCCCGCCCGGTGGTTTTTCACTATGTGGAACTGTACAATTTGGACCCGGTAAAAACGTACACGGTTAAGCAACTTATCATAGATCCTGATGGAGAAGTGATACGCGAGGCATCAAAGAGACGTAATTTTGGTGCCAGAGATGCTATAGAAGTCGGTACAACAAACGTGACATCGATTTTCTCTGGGCGATATCAGTTTCATGTTTTGGTTTTAGATGATAGTTCACAGGAAATAGCCAAGGCAGAGAAAACGTTCTATGTATATAATCCACATTTACAGGTGCCATCTTTAACTGACCCTGTTTTCCAGGAGATGGAGTTGGCTGGGCTGTCCGAGGAGCGGCTTACTGAAGAATTTCAGCAAGCAAGATATCTCGCAACCGAAGGAGAAATTGAAGCCTTTGCAGAAATCATCTCTGAAGATGAAAAGCGTAAGTTTCTAGCAGAATTTTGGGTTAATGTGGAAAATGGAGAGAGCAGGCACGGACCAATCAGGCGTGCGGATTATTTGGAACGGGTGGAGAAAACTAACGAGCGATACCAATCAATGGGGAAGAAAGGATGGCGTTCAGATCGGGGTCGCATCTATATTTTGTATGGTCCACCAGACGAAATTGATAGGTATCCCAGCGCTGGGGAAAGTAAGCCATATGAAATTTGGCGTTATCATTCAATTGAGAGTGGGGTGGAATTTATTTATATAAACCGTTTTGGCTTTGGGGACTATGAATTAGTTCACTCTACCAAAAGGGATGAGCTCCGCAATGAGCAATGGCGGGGCTATTTAAGATAA
- a CDS encoding alpha/beta fold hydrolase has translation MRKTMSIIFTVSLLFLCGCATTSVTTPVPVEQKAKPTQEADVGVKMIEIAGGHKVWTKKVGDNENIKLLLLHGGPGASHDYFKSLDKYFPQERLEYYYYDQFGSHNSDSSTNPVDWTIERFVEEVETVRKKLGLDPSNFFLLGHSWGGILAMEYALKYQENLKGLIISNMMASIPDYNDYAEKVLGPQMPPEILSEIKELEANKEYDNPRYMELLIPHHYEHHVLRIPVNDWPEEVNEAFANINQDMYVAMQGPSEFGASGLLEFWDVKDRLAEIKTPTLVIGATHDTMDPDHMEWMSKELPNGSFLLCTNGSHLAMWDDPDSYAKGIISFLKDNE, from the coding sequence ATGCGCAAGACAATGTCCATCATTTTCACTGTAAGCCTTTTATTTTTATGTGGCTGTGCCACCACATCAGTAACCACACCAGTCCCCGTTGAACAAAAAGCAAAACCAACGCAAGAAGCAGATGTGGGTGTAAAAATGATTGAGATTGCCGGTGGACACAAGGTGTGGACCAAGAAAGTGGGTGATAACGAGAACATAAAACTGCTTTTACTGCACGGCGGCCCCGGGGCATCCCACGATTATTTCAAATCTCTGGATAAATATTTTCCGCAGGAAAGACTGGAATATTACTACTACGATCAGTTTGGATCTCATAACAGCGATTCGTCAACAAATCCAGTGGACTGGACGATAGAACGTTTTGTAGAGGAAGTGGAGACGGTGCGAAAAAAATTGGGTCTGGACCCATCAAACTTTTTCCTGTTGGGTCACTCATGGGGAGGAATCTTGGCCATGGAGTATGCTCTGAAATACCAAGAAAACCTAAAGGGACTCATCATTTCAAATATGATGGCAAGCATTCCTGATTATAACGATTATGCTGAAAAAGTGTTGGGACCGCAAATGCCCCCTGAGATCCTTTCAGAGATAAAGGAGCTGGAGGCCAATAAAGAGTACGACAATCCCCGCTATATGGAACTCCTCATCCCACACCATTATGAGCACCATGTTCTCCGGATTCCGGTTAATGATTGGCCTGAGGAAGTGAACGAGGCTTTTGCAAACATTAACCAAGACATGTATGTCGCCATGCAGGGTCCCAGTGAATTTGGTGCTTCAGGTTTACTGGAATTTTGGGATGTTAAAGATCGTCTGGCTGAGATTAAAACGCCAACATTGGTAATTGGTGCAACCCATGATACGATGGACCCAGACCATATGGAATGGATGTCAAAAGAATTGCCAAATGGTTCATTCCTGCTTTGCACAAATGGTAGCCATTTGGCAATGTGGGATGACCCGGATTCCTATGCCAAGGGAATTATCTCCTTCCTAAAGGACAATGAATAA